A window of Cryptomeria japonica chromosome 3, Sugi_1.0, whole genome shotgun sequence contains these coding sequences:
- the LOC131070991 gene encoding calmodulin-like protein 7 yields the protein MADLNEIRRVYEMLDKNGVGALTVDEICGFINKLGISMSGEDLRFIVRSKGQDDCSDSLRFKEFVDLYEFIFNREQDEGEYETGDLMETFKIFDQNGDGYISCEELQRVLSTMGLIPQTQHPKQCEQMIRTFDLDCNGVLDFAEFKTMMSSQLSA from the coding sequence ATGGCCGATCTGAATGAAATTCGAAGAGTATATGAAATGCTGGACAAAAATGGCGTTGGCGCTCTCACAGTGGATGAAATATGTGGTTTCATTAACAAGCTCGGAATATCAATGTCAGGAGAAGATTTGAGATTTATAGTGAGAAGCAAAGGTCAAGATGATTGTAGTGATAGTCTTCGATTTAAAGAGTTTGTTGATTTATATGAGTTCATCTTCAACCGCGAACAAGATGAAGGAGAATACGAGACTGGCGATTTGATGGAAACATTCAAGATATTTGATCAGAATGGCGACGGATACATCTCTTGTGAAGAGCTGCAAAGAGTGCTGTCGACGATGGGATTAATCCCACAAACCCAACATCCAAAACAATGCGAGCAAATGATTCGCACATTTGACTTGGACTGCAATGGGGTGTTAGATTTCGCTGAGTTCAAAACTATGATGTCTTCTCAACTTTCTGCGTGA